The genomic stretch AGTTGCTGCAAGCCGGTGTCCATTAGAAGTAGCCCTCGCGCTTCTTGAGCTCCATGGAGCCCTCTTCGTCGTGGTCGATGAGCCGGCCCTGCCGCTCGGACTGGCGGGCGTTCACCATCTCGTGGATGACGGTCTCCACCGTGGTGGCGGAGGACTCGATGGCGCCGCTGAGCGGGTAGCAGCCCAGGGTACGGAAGCGCACGCGCCGGAGTTCGGGCTTCTCCCCGGGTCGCAGCCGCATGCGCTCGTCATCCACCATGAGCAGCGTGCCGCCCCGGTCAATGACAGGACGCTCCGCCGCGAAGTAGAGCGGCACCACGGGGATGCGCTCGCGCAACACGTAGTGCCACACGTCCAGCTCCGTCCAGTTGGACAGCGGGAAGACGCGCATGCTCTCGCCCGCGTCGACGCGGCCGTTGAAGAGGTTCCACAGCTCCGGTCGCTGGCGGCGCGGGTCCCACTGTCCGTGCCGGTCCCGGAAGGAGAACACCCGCTCCTTGGCGCGGGACTTCTCCTCGTCGCGCCGCGCGCCACCGAAGGCCGCGTCGAAGCCATGCGCCGCCAGCGCCTCCAGCAGCGCCTGCGTCTTCATCGCATGGGTGTACTTCTGGCTGCCGTGGTCGAAGGGGTTGATGCCCTCGGCCAGCGCGCGCTGGTTCCGGTGGATGATCAGGCGCAGTCCGTGGCGCGCCACGAAGGCGTCCCGGAACGCATACATGTCCCGGAACTTCCAGGTGGTGTCCACGTGGAGCAGCGGGAAGGGCAGGGGCGCGGGGTGGAAGGCCTTGCGCGCCAGGTGCAGCAGGACCTGGGAGTCCTTGCCGATGCTGTAGAGCATCACCGGGTTGGCGAACTCGGCCACCGTCTCCCGGAGGATGTGGATGCTCTCCGCTTCCATCTCCGACAGGTGGGACGCCCGCGCGAACGTGTGCTCACTCATGACCGCCCTCCGCCACGCGCGCTGGCGCGTGTCCATGCTCCGAGGTTCCTTGCGCCACCAGCGAAGGCAGGCGCCCGCGCAGCGAGACGACCTCGCCCACGATGAGCAGCGACGGCGAGCCGAGCGCGTCACGCGTCGCCGCTTGGGCGATGTGGCTCAGCGGAGCCTCCACCACCCGTTGATGCTCCCACGTGCCCGCCTCCACCACGGCGGCCGGGGTGGACGCGGAACGCCCCGCGCCGACCAGCGCGCGCACCGTCTCCTCCAACCGGCTGCCCGCCATGTAGAGGACCAGCGTCTGGGCCTTCGCCAGGAAGTCCCAGTCCGGCGCGCTGCCGCCTCGGTATGCGGTGGCGAACGTCACCGCGCCGGAGACACCCCGGTGCGTGACGGGAATGGCCGCCGCCGCGGGCACGGCTGTCCCTGCGGTGAGGCCAGGCACGACTTCATAGGGGATGCCCGCCTCCTCCAGCGCGAGCGCTTCCTCGCCGCCGCGGCCGAAGACGAAAGGGTCACCGCCCTTGAGCCGCACCACGCGACGCCCCAGCAGCGCCTGGGCGATGAGGGTGACGTGAATCTCCTCCTGGCTCACGGAGTCGCCGCCGCCCTCCTTGCCCACGTAAA from Myxococcus xanthus encodes the following:
- the cysD gene encoding sulfate adenylyltransferase subunit CysD translates to MSEHTFARASHLSEMEAESIHILRETVAEFANPVMLYSIGKDSQVLLHLARKAFHPAPLPFPLLHVDTTWKFRDMYAFRDAFVARHGLRLIIHRNQRALAEGINPFDHGSQKYTHAMKTQALLEALAAHGFDAAFGGARRDEEKSRAKERVFSFRDRHGQWDPRRQRPELWNLFNGRVDAGESMRVFPLSNWTELDVWHYVLRERIPVVPLYFAAERPVIDRGGTLLMVDDERMRLRPGEKPELRRVRFRTLGCYPLSGAIESSATTVETVIHEMVNARQSERQGRLIDHDEEGSMELKKREGYF
- the cobA gene encoding uroporphyrinogen-III C-methyltransferase; this encodes MREQTRGRVFLVGAGPGDPELLTLRAARVLQEADTVVHDRLVHPGVLEHARPHARLIYVGKEGGGDSVSQEEIHVTLIAQALLGRRVVRLKGGDPFVFGRGGEEALALEEAGIPYEVVPGLTAGTAVPAAAAIPVTHRGVSGAVTFATAYRGGSAPDWDFLAKAQTLVLYMAGSRLEETVRALVGAGRSASTPAAVVEAGTWEHQRVVEAPLSHIAQAATRDALGSPSLLIVGEVVSLRGRLPSLVAQGTSEHGHAPARVAEGGHE